Genomic DNA from bacterium:
TGCTTAATCACCAATCAAATATTTCGCTGGAAATTCTTGATAATGGAATTGGAATCACTCAGGAACAGATTAAAGATTTTAAATCACTCGGTATTCATGGTATGGAAGAAAGAGCTTTGGTATTTGGCGGAGAAGTTTCAGTTGAAGGAATTGCAGGTAAAGGGACAACAGTTAAAGTAGTAATTCCGGTGGATTAGATTAAAATGACTGTTAAAAAAATAAAAATTCTTATTGCAGATGATCATGCAATTGTCCGGGAAGGATTGAAGCAAATCGTTGCCGATGAGAAAGATATTTTAGTATCAGGTGAAGCAGAAAATTCTGAAAAGATGATGGAACTTCTTCAGAATGAAAGATGGAATCTAGTAATTCTTGATATTAATATGCCGGGCAAAAGCGGTCTAGAAGCATTGAAAGATATTAGGATGCTTTATCCTGATTTACCCGTTCTCATTTTAAGTATGTTCAGTGAGGATCAGTACGGAATAAGAGCAATAAAAGCTGGTGCGTCCGGCTATCTTAAAAAAGTAAGTGCACCGAATGAACTTGTAACCGCAATTAGAAAAATTGTTTCCGGAGGGAAATACATAAATCCATCTCTTGCAGAAAAGCTTGCTGAAAAATTTGGTAAGACTGAGAAGGAACTTCCACACGATAAACTTTCTGACAGAGAATATCAGATAATGTGTAACATTGCACTCGGTAAATCGGCTGAAGAAATAGCAGAAGAATTATCAATTAGCATCAATACAGTTTATACTTACAGGAATCGGATACTGGAAAAGATGTCAATGAAATCAAATGTTGAGCTGACACAATACGTACTTAGTAATAAACTGGTTGAAATTTAATCCTCTCTTGAATCAGAACTACTTGTAACAAATTCTGTTACACAACTTTCACAGTTTCTATTCTTTTCTTACACAATCCAAAAGATTAGTTTCAACCAAAGATTATTCAATTATAATCACAATGCTAATTATTAATTCAAAATTTTCCGGAGGTAAAATGTCCGAATACGTAAAAGACTTAATGGCT
This window encodes:
- a CDS encoding response regulator transcription factor, whose protein sequence is MTVKKIKILIADDHAIVREGLKQIVADEKDILVSGEAENSEKMMELLQNERWNLVILDINMPGKSGLEALKDIRMLYPDLPVLILSMFSEDQYGIRAIKAGASGYLKKVSAPNELVTAIRKIVSGGKYINPSLAEKLAEKFGKTEKELPHDKLSDREYQIMCNIALGKSAEEIAEELSISINTVYTYRNRILEKMSMKSNVELTQYVLSNKLVEI